One Arcobacter arenosus DNA window includes the following coding sequences:
- a CDS encoding HD domain-containing phosphohydrolase gives MIENNYLKSLNILYVEDEPTTAKKFSSILKKIFNEVFYAPNGKEALDIFYNNNINIVISDINMPILNGLELAKEIRKTDINLPIVLISARNESDTLLEAIDLNIDSYILKPISLDAFIEKINSISKKIEAKENQKILDQYKQVIDDASIVVKFDLDGKITYTNNLYSKVTGFNFDEVKDKYFNFNQHIEEKSSVYLELWEKLRDKEQWKGRLRNYTKDKNEYIIDSIIIPIIDINNNTKEYISISNDVTDQISLNNLLNIEIKNYKDNLTSKSHFLTEYQRGLNEITSIAKTDKDFNIITINTKFLKILELQRKELINRNFFNFINLEENNCVEFLENLKNKKASEQIIIFDTKKEKKHIDINISPILDSNKNIIEYLIAANDLTSSINLQHEIELTQKDVILTLGEIGEQRSNETGNHVKRVSKYSYLLAKKLGFTEEEANLIQLAAPMHDIGKIGIPDSILHKKGKLTKEEFAIMKTHTTIGFDMLKNSKRKIMKAAAIISHEHHEKWDGSGYPRGLAGEEIHIYGRILSVVDTFDALGSERCYKKAWELDDIIEYLKEKAGKDFDPKVVDILLNNIDEFLEIKEELTFEVQGEVA, from the coding sequence ATGATTGAAAATAATTATTTAAAAAGTTTGAATATATTATATGTAGAAGATGAACCTACTACTGCAAAAAAATTTTCATCTATTTTAAAAAAAATATTCAATGAGGTTTTTTATGCTCCAAATGGAAAAGAAGCCCTTGATATTTTTTATAACAATAATATTAATATAGTTATAAGTGATATCAATATGCCAATTTTAAATGGTTTAGAATTAGCAAAAGAGATTAGAAAAACAGATATAAATCTCCCTATAGTATTAATTTCTGCTAGAAATGAAAGTGATACACTTTTAGAAGCAATTGATTTAAATATTGATAGTTATATTTTAAAACCAATCTCTTTAGATGCTTTTATAGAAAAAATCAATTCTATAAGTAAAAAAATTGAAGCAAAAGAGAATCAAAAAATATTAGACCAATATAAACAAGTTATTGATGATGCTTCAATTGTAGTAAAATTTGATTTAGATGGGAAAATAACATATACAAATAATCTATACTCAAAAGTAACTGGTTTTAATTTTGATGAAGTAAAAGATAAATATTTTAATTTTAATCAGCATATTGAAGAAAAATCAAGTGTATATTTAGAACTTTGGGAAAAATTAAGAGATAAAGAGCAATGGAAAGGTAGATTAAGAAACTACACAAAAGATAAAAATGAATATATTATTGACTCAATTATTATTCCAATAATAGATATTAACAACAATACTAAAGAGTATATTTCAATTTCAAATGATGTTACTGACCAAATTTCATTAAATAATCTTTTAAATATTGAAATAAAAAACTATAAAGATAATCTTACAAGTAAAAGCCATTTCTTAACAGAATATCAAAGGGGATTAAATGAAATTACCTCTATTGCAAAAACAGATAAAGACTTTAATATCATTACTATAAATACAAAATTTTTAAAAATTTTAGAATTACAAAGAAAAGAGTTAATAAACAGAAACTTTTTTAATTTTATTAATTTAGAAGAGAATAATTGTGTTGAATTTTTAGAAAATCTAAAGAACAAAAAAGCTTCTGAACAAATAATCATCTTTGATACAAAAAAAGAGAAAAAACATATTGATATTAATATTTCACCAATTCTAGATTCTAATAAAAATATTATTGAATATTTAATTGCTGCAAATGATTTAACTTCAAGTATAAATTTACAACATGAGATTGAACTTACACAAAAAGATGTAATTTTAACCTTAGGAGAAATAGGTGAACAAAGAAGCAATGAAACAGGGAATCATGTAAAAAGAGTTTCAAAATACTCATATCTTTTAGCAAAAAAACTAGGATTTACTGAAGAGGAAGCAAACTTAATACAATTGGCAGCACCTATGCATGATATAGGGAAAATAGGTATTCCTGATTCGATTTTACATAAAAAAGGGAAACTAACTAAAGAGGAGTTTGCGATTATGAAAACCCATACAACAATTGGGTTTGATATGTTAAAAAACTCTAAAAGAAAGATTATGAAAGCAGCTGCAATTATTTCCCATGAACACCATGAAAAATGGGATGGGAGTGGATACCCTAGAGGTTTAGCAGGGGAAGAGATTCATATATATGGAAGAATTTTATCAGTTGTTGATACCTTTGATGCTTTAGGGAGTGAAAGATGTTACAAAAAAGCTTGGGAATTAGATGATATTATAGAGTATTTAAAAGAAAAAGCAGGAAAAGATTTTGACCCAAAAGTTGTAGATATCTTATTAAATAATATTGATGAATTTTTAGAAATAAAAGAAGAACTTACTTTTGAAGTTCAAGGAGAAGTGGCATGA
- a CDS encoding FIST signal transduction protein — protein sequence MKNIKLYKSLEEFISSNQSSKKEYYLLVAENCEFDYKKLKETNISFYGAIVTQVIFNDSNYDNGLISCELEDEKINLIEDLENPQLKEKDYKDANSLMVLLDGLSSNISTFLDSLFNVLPLNVEILGGGAGKLTLKQEPVIFSNKGIYENAALTISKKSKLFIGVENGWEFLEGPFMVTSSNKNILKSLNFMDAFEVYKSVVEEDSGLKFNNAFETYKNVVEKESGKQITEDNFFDIAKSYPLGIVKFNKEIIVRDPIAKDEKGNMILVGDLEQNSTINILKGNKKSLIASSNNAIKKALESNTEKLEIKNVVLFDCISRCIFLEDDFKKELNEIKKQVNDETLFGALTLGEIANNGNEYINFYNKTCVVGVLC from the coding sequence ATGAAAAATATAAAACTATATAAAAGTCTAGAAGAGTTTATATCTTCTAATCAAAGTAGTAAAAAAGAGTATTATCTTCTTGTAGCTGAAAATTGTGAATTTGATTATAAAAAACTAAAAGAAACAAATATTTCATTTTATGGGGCAATTGTTACTCAAGTAATTTTTAATGACTCAAATTATGATAATGGTTTAATTTCCTGTGAACTTGAAGATGAAAAAATAAATTTAATTGAAGACCTAGAAAATCCACAATTAAAGGAAAAGGATTATAAAGATGCTAATTCATTAATGGTTTTATTAGATGGTCTAAGTTCAAATATAAGTACGTTTCTTGATTCACTATTTAATGTTTTACCTTTAAATGTTGAAATTTTAGGTGGAGGAGCGGGAAAACTTACACTAAAACAAGAGCCAGTAATATTTAGCAACAAAGGTATATATGAAAATGCTGCTTTAACTATCTCAAAAAAATCAAAACTGTTTATTGGTGTAGAAAATGGTTGGGAGTTTTTAGAAGGCCCTTTTATGGTAACCTCGTCAAATAAAAATATTTTAAAATCTCTTAATTTTATGGATGCCTTTGAGGTTTATAAAAGTGTTGTAGAAGAAGATTCAGGACTTAAATTTAATAATGCCTTTGAAACCTATAAAAATGTTGTTGAAAAAGAATCAGGGAAACAAATTACAGAAGATAATTTTTTCGATATAGCAAAATCATATCCCCTTGGAATTGTAAAATTTAATAAAGAGATAATTGTCCGTGATCCAATAGCAAAAGATGAAAAAGGGAATATGATATTAGTTGGTGATTTAGAACAAAATTCAACTATTAATATTTTAAAAGGTAATAAAAAATCTTTAATTGCCTCATCAAATAATGCCATTAAAAAAGCACTAGAATCAAATACTGAAAAATTAGAAATTAAAAATGTAGTATTATTTGATTGTATTTCAAGATGTATTTTTTTAGAAGATGATTTCAAAAAAGAACTTAATGAAATTAAAAAACAAGTTAATGATGAAACATTATTTGGGGCTTTAACTTTAGGGGAAATTGCAAATAATGGAAATGAATATATTAACTTTTATAATAAAACTTGCGTAGTAGGTGTATTATGTTAG
- a CDS encoding sensor histidine kinase, translating to MLVQNLAITYKCYSSIGNSLDLKEMMDETLKTFVSETYAIFAQYCIKNKDGFLEKLSSFGKIDDFNPNDYSHYEDEIKLIVEENRKILIIKLHFGSLFLVTKNMEVQCSFFISMFESFLQKLNMSVQACLNVEKLKETNKLLKEQKKALREANKAKDDFMANMSHELKTPLNSINVISSVMKKNKDGSLNEKQIKNLEIINSCGNYLLTLINDVLDISKLEAGRINTIFTKVILKQTLTEIYEMFLPQAKEKGVKLFFNFDDSINHIYSDDHKIKQIVKNLLSNALKFVGDGSIYLDVKDEDKYVTISVKDEGIGIPKEKLENIFDRFKQADNTTTRKYGGTGLGLAICKELLDLLKGTIYVKSEVDVGTTFYVTIPKNLDNLEHMDLLDLNNDHDLNNSTLPLNIDKSTENEIKEKVIVYNTNPSEFFKMIIDLQKDFEIIQVFKKYEIQKVANNEIKKIIIDIDTVDKDELNGIILEYSEKLIILTEDENLKFSNDIEIDVALKNEINSINKKIKGI from the coding sequence ATGTTAGTACAAAACCTCGCCATAACATACAAATGTTATAGTTCCATTGGAAACTCTTTAGACTTAAAAGAGATGATGGATGAAACGTTAAAAACCTTTGTAAGTGAGACTTATGCTATTTTTGCTCAATACTGTATAAAAAACAAAGATGGCTTTTTAGAAAAACTCTCTTCATTTGGTAAGATTGACGATTTTAATCCAAATGATTATTCTCACTATGAAGATGAAATTAAATTAATAGTTGAAGAGAATAGAAAAATACTTATAATAAAACTTCATTTTGGTTCTTTATTTCTAGTTACAAAAAATATGGAAGTTCAATGTTCATTTTTTATCTCAATGTTTGAAAGTTTTTTACAAAAATTAAATATGAGTGTACAAGCTTGTTTAAATGTTGAAAAACTAAAAGAAACAAATAAACTTTTAAAAGAGCAAAAAAAAGCATTAAGGGAAGCAAATAAAGCAAAAGATGATTTCATGGCAAATATGAGTCATGAATTAAAAACACCCCTAAACTCAATTAATGTAATCTCATCGGTAATGAAAAAAAATAAAGATGGTTCATTAAATGAAAAACAGATTAAAAATCTAGAAATTATAAATAGTTGTGGGAATTACCTTCTGACATTAATAAATGATGTCCTTGATATTTCTAAACTTGAAGCAGGAAGAATTAATACAATTTTTACAAAAGTAATATTGAAACAAACCTTAACAGAAATTTATGAAATGTTTTTACCTCAGGCAAAAGAGAAAGGTGTAAAACTATTTTTTAATTTTGATGATTCAATCAATCATATTTATAGTGATGACCATAAAATTAAACAAATAGTAAAAAACCTTTTAAGTAATGCCTTAAAATTTGTCGGAGATGGTTCAATTTATTTAGATGTAAAAGATGAAGATAAATATGTGACTATAAGTGTAAAAGACGAAGGTATTGGAATACCTAAAGAAAAACTTGAAAATATTTTTGACAGATTTAAACAAGCAGATAATACTACAACCAGAAAATATGGTGGTACTGGACTAGGTTTAGCAATATGTAAAGAGTTACTTGACCTTTTAAAAGGTACTATTTATGTAAAAAGTGAAGTTGATGTTGGGACAACTTTTTATGTAACTATTCCTAAAAATTTAGATAACTTAGAACATATGGATTTGTTAGATTTAAATAATGACCATGATTTAAATAACTCAACTCTTCCTTTAAATATTGATAAGTCAACTGAAAATGAGATTAAAGAGAAAGTTATAGTTTATAATACAAATCCCTCAGAGTTTTTCAAAATGATAATTGACCTACAAAAAGATTTTGAGATAATTCAAGTTTTCAAAAAATATGAAATTCAAAAAGTAGCAAATAATGAGATTAAAAAAATTATTATTGATATAGATACAGTTGATAAAGATGAATTAAATGGTATTATTTTAGAATATAGTGAGAAACTGATTATTTTAACAGAAGATGAAAATCTCAAATTTTCAAATGATATTGAAATAGATGTTGCTTTAAAAAATGAAATAAATTCTATAAATAAGAAAATAAAAGGAATATAA
- a CDS encoding hybrid sensor histidine kinase/response regulator, producing MENRFSILIIDDVEENIYSLKLLIEEFDVDIYSALSASEGISVLTKHPVDLILCDIQMPDIDGFQFAEYIKGIENLKNIPIIFVTGIYDKDSYQQRGYDLGAIEYITKPIDDVLLTSKLKVYIDLFNKNKETKESLELANKLVVHNTKMASIGEMIGVISHQLKQPLNVLSLYCEDIKYSYDYGDLDKETIDDFSVNTKKQIHHMKDTIDGFLGFFNPNKPKENFSVIESLKDSLALMHSHLDKNKVILHEKFEDDFLLNGITMELSQVVMNFITNSIQAFNEREIEQRNIEIRCYSENGKNYITFTDDAGGIKEDNLEKIFDPYFTTKSEGSGIGLYMVKLVITKTFGGKLSLENFEKGVRFILEFDKVD from the coding sequence ATGGAAAATAGATTCTCTATACTAATAATTGATGATGTTGAAGAAAACATATATTCATTAAAACTTCTTATTGAAGAGTTTGATGTTGATATTTATAGTGCCTTAAGTGCTAGTGAAGGGATTTCTGTTTTAACAAAACACCCCGTAGATTTAATCCTTTGTGATATTCAAATGCCAGATATAGATGGTTTTCAATTTGCTGAATATATAAAAGGTATAGAGAATCTAAAAAATATCCCTATTATTTTTGTTACGGGGATATATGATAAAGACTCATACCAACAAAGAGGTTATGACCTTGGGGCTATTGAATATATTACAAAACCTATAGATGATGTTTTATTAACTTCAAAACTAAAAGTCTACATTGACCTATTTAATAAAAATAAAGAAACAAAAGAATCTCTAGAATTAGCAAATAAACTTGTTGTTCATAATACAAAAATGGCAAGTATAGGGGAGATGATTGGAGTTATTTCCCACCAATTAAAACAACCATTAAATGTCCTTTCTTTATATTGTGAAGATATTAAATATTCATATGACTATGGTGATTTAGATAAAGAAACAATTGATGATTTTTCTGTAAATACAAAAAAGCAAATTCATCATATGAAAGATACAATTGATGGGTTTTTAGGTTTTTTCAATCCAAATAAACCAAAAGAAAACTTCTCTGTTATAGAGTCTTTGAAAGATTCATTGGCACTAATGCATTCACATTTAGATAAAAATAAAGTAATACTTCATGAAAAATTTGAAGATGATTTTTTATTAAATGGTATTACTATGGAACTTTCTCAAGTGGTGATGAATTTTATTACAAACTCTATCCAAGCTTTCAATGAAAGAGAAATTGAACAAAGAAACATAGAGATTAGATGTTATAGTGAAAATGGTAAAAACTATATCACTTTTACAGATGATGCAGGTGGAATTAAAGAGGATAATTTAGAGAAAATCTTTGACCCATATTTCACAACAAAAAGTGAAGGTAGTGGGATTGGATTATATATGGTAAAACTTGTAATTACAAAAACATTTGGTGGAAAATTAAGTCTTGAAAATTTTGAGAAAGGTGTAAGATTTATATTAGAATTTGACAAAGTAGATTAG
- a CDS encoding lysophospholipid acyltransferase family protein, protein MKLFLVTKVVPFIMQLIVRIIYLTSKKVYHHPNIDKNEAFIVAFWHGELLMQPFNYQKLKPSGKVSAMISEHKDGEAITKTVEYLGIDSIRGSSSKGGAKALIAAIKEIKGGDDIAITPDGPRGPRHSVADGIVAIHKKTNAKILIFNCKCTKYWQFNSWDKFVVPKPFGTLEFFISEPLDVSDLENEEAKEVIKNKMLINAIN, encoded by the coding sequence ATGAAACTTTTTTTAGTAACAAAAGTTGTACCTTTTATAATGCAACTTATCGTAAGAATAATCTACCTTACTAGTAAAAAAGTTTACCACCATCCAAATATAGATAAAAATGAAGCTTTCATCGTAGCCTTTTGGCACGGAGAGCTTCTTATGCAACCCTTTAACTATCAAAAATTAAAACCATCGGGAAAAGTAAGTGCTATGATTAGTGAGCATAAAGATGGTGAAGCAATTACAAAAACAGTAGAGTATTTAGGAATTGATTCAATTCGAGGTTCGAGTTCAAAGGGTGGAGCAAAAGCACTAATTGCTGCAATTAAAGAGATTAAAGGTGGAGATGATATAGCTATTACTCCTGATGGCCCTAGAGGACCTAGACATTCTGTTGCAGATGGAATAGTCGCTATTCATAAGAAAACAAATGCTAAAATATTGATATTTAATTGTAAGTGTACAAAATATTGGCAGTTTAACTCTTGGGACAAGTTTGTTGTGCCAAAGCCATTTGGTACATTGGAATTTTTTATAAGTGAGCCTTTGGATGTTAGTGATCTTGAAAACGAAGAAGCTAAAGAGGTTATAAAAAACAAAATGCTCATTAATGCCATAAATTAG
- the miaB gene encoding tRNA (N6-isopentenyl adenosine(37)-C2)-methylthiotransferase MiaB: MSKQEEKKLFIQTLGCQMNDTDSQHIIAELKEHKNYSTTDNMEEADLIIINTCSVREKPVSKLFSEIGQFNVKKKENAKIGVCGCTASHLGKDIMKRAPYVDFVLGARNISKIKDVVDKKGAVEIDIDYDDSTYQFAQSGHNLYKTSVNISIGCDKKCTFCIVPATRGDEISIPTEMIVEQVKKDVAKGAKEVTLLGQNVNSYGKRFSDKREKTSFTKLLQEVSKIEGLERIRFTSPHPLHMDDEFIEEFAKNPKISKCIHMPLQSGSTSILKAMKRGYSKEGFIKRAKKIREMVPDVRITTDIIVAFPGETEEDFQDTIDVIKEVKFDQIFNFKYSPRPNTEALELKDLEIPDDIGSKRLIDVIELHKEHQSELMDLNIGKTVTVLFDSLKPNGEVSGFTDNYCQVFVKGSDELLGKLVDVKITDATRTALKGDVVN, encoded by the coding sequence ATGAGTAAACAAGAAGAGAAAAAACTATTTATACAAACACTTGGTTGTCAGATGAACGATACTGACAGCCAACATATTATTGCTGAATTAAAAGAGCATAAAAATTATTCTACAACTGACAATATGGAAGAAGCAGACTTAATTATTATTAATACTTGTTCAGTTAGAGAAAAGCCTGTTTCTAAACTTTTTTCAGAAATAGGTCAATTTAATGTAAAGAAAAAAGAGAATGCCAAAATTGGAGTATGTGGTTGTACAGCTTCACATTTAGGTAAAGATATTATGAAAAGAGCACCTTATGTTGATTTTGTTTTAGGTGCTAGAAATATTTCAAAGATTAAAGATGTTGTTGATAAAAAAGGTGCAGTTGAGATTGATATTGATTATGATGATTCAACTTACCAATTTGCACAAAGTGGACACAATTTATATAAAACTTCTGTAAACATCTCTATTGGATGTGATAAGAAGTGTACTTTTTGTATTGTTCCAGCAACAAGGGGTGATGAGATTTCAATCCCTACAGAAATGATTGTTGAACAAGTTAAAAAGGATGTTGCTAAAGGAGCCAAAGAGGTTACTTTATTAGGACAAAATGTAAATTCTTATGGTAAAAGATTCTCTGATAAAAGAGAAAAAACTTCATTTACTAAACTTCTTCAAGAGGTTTCAAAAATTGAAGGACTTGAAAGAATTAGATTTACTTCTCCTCACCCATTACATATGGATGATGAATTTATTGAAGAGTTTGCAAAAAATCCAAAGATTTCAAAATGTATTCATATGCCATTACAAAGTGGTTCAACATCTATTTTAAAAGCTATGAAAAGAGGATATTCTAAAGAAGGTTTTATCAAAAGAGCAAAAAAGATTAGAGAAATGGTACCAGATGTTAGAATTACAACTGATATTATTGTAGCTTTTCCGGGAGAAACTGAAGAAGATTTCCAAGATACAATTGATGTAATCAAAGAAGTTAAATTTGACCAAATTTTTAACTTTAAATATTCTCCAAGACCAAATACAGAAGCTTTAGAATTAAAAGATTTAGAGATTCCTGATGATATTGGAAGTAAAAGATTAATTGATGTGATTGAACTTCATAAAGAGCATCAAAGTGAACTGATGGATTTAAATATTGGTAAAACTGTAACGGTTTTATTTGATAGTTTAAAACCAAATGGAGAAGTTTCTGGATTTACAGATAACTATTGTCAGGTTTTTGTTAAAGGAAGTGATGAACTTCTAGGAAAACTTGTAGATGTAAAAATCACAGATGCAACAAGGACTGCTTTAAAAGGTGATGTGGTAAATTAA
- a CDS encoding HP0268 family nuclease has product MELLLARNELSEKPKKVQLDKVKEELKNLGEKIFYFDKDNSHKDMMALVDSLEDEGFNVYFREVKYGLADDEYMYEVHAL; this is encoded by the coding sequence ATGGAATTATTACTTGCAAGAAATGAGTTAAGTGAAAAGCCAAAAAAAGTACAACTAGACAAAGTTAAAGAAGAATTAAAAAACTTAGGTGAAAAAATATTTTATTTTGATAAAGATAATTCTCATAAAGACATGATGGCGCTTGTTGACTCTTTGGAAGATGAAGGTTTTAATGTGTATTTTAGAGAAGTTAAATATGGACTTGCAGACGATGAGTATATGTATGAGGTTCATGCTTTATAA
- the nusA gene encoding transcription termination factor NusA has translation MDKIIDILDSIAYEKGLKNEDVETALKESLIKTAEKMVDATLRYDAEIDRKNKKLELFQKIEVVENGDERLLEDGVDEYDNIISKENYISIDEAKEIDDSLEIGDFVNYDLEFENMGRNAATILHNNFEYRVQRFLEESLLSKYKNKIGKTISGTVTRVDRQENTFVEIGEVKGMLPRKSRIKGESFRVGDTVKAVVRAVNIDKTNGLIVEISRTSPKFLESLLALEVPELKDGIISIEASARIPGSRAKIALLSTDSNVDPIGSIVGVKGVRIGAVSKQLSGENIDCVEYSTIPEMFISRALSPAIISSVVIEKYAEGNEKGKAIVTIPSDQKSKAIGKAGLNIRLASMLTKYEIELKEIGGASVQSGEQNNSLEQEKVTDTASLEALFK, from the coding sequence ATGGACAAAATAATAGATATTTTAGACTCTATTGCCTATGAAAAAGGTCTAAAAAATGAAGATGTTGAAACAGCATTAAAAGAATCGTTAATTAAAACTGCCGAAAAAATGGTTGATGCAACTCTTAGATATGATGCAGAGATTGACAGAAAAAATAAAAAATTAGAACTATTCCAAAAAATTGAAGTTGTTGAAAATGGCGACGAAAGATTACTTGAAGATGGAGTTGATGAATATGATAACATCATCAGTAAAGAAAATTATATCTCAATTGATGAAGCAAAAGAGATTGATGACAGTCTAGAAATTGGAGACTTCGTAAACTATGATTTAGAATTTGAAAATATGGGAAGAAACGCAGCAACTATTCTTCACAATAATTTTGAATACAGAGTTCAAAGATTTTTGGAAGAGTCACTATTAAGCAAATATAAAAATAAAATTGGAAAAACAATTAGTGGTACAGTAACAAGGGTTGATAGACAAGAAAATACCTTTGTTGAAATTGGTGAAGTTAAAGGTATGCTTCCAAGAAAATCAAGAATTAAAGGTGAATCTTTTAGAGTTGGAGATACAGTAAAAGCTGTTGTTAGAGCTGTAAATATAGATAAAACAAATGGTTTAATTGTTGAAATTTCAAGAACATCTCCAAAATTTTTAGAGTCACTTTTAGCTTTAGAAGTTCCAGAATTAAAAGATGGAATTATCTCAATTGAAGCAAGTGCTAGAATCCCAGGAAGTAGAGCAAAAATTGCCCTTTTATCAACAGATTCAAATGTAGACCCAATTGGTTCAATTGTTGGGGTAAAAGGTGTTAGAATTGGTGCTGTTTCAAAACAATTAAGTGGAGAAAATATTGATTGTGTTGAATACTCAACTATTCCTGAAATGTTTATCTCAAGAGCTTTATCACCTGCAATTATTTCAAGTGTAGTTATTGAAAAATACGCTGAGGGTAATGAAAAAGGTAAAGCAATAGTTACAATACCAAGTGATCAAAAAAGTAAAGCTATTGGAAAAGCTGGTTTAAATATCAGATTAGCTTCAATGCTTACAAAATATGAAATTGAGTTAAAAGAGATTGGTGGAGCTAGTGTTCAAAGTGGAGAACAAAACAATTCACTAGAACAAGAAAAAGTAACAGATACAGCAAGTTTAGAGGCACTATTTAAATAA
- the cysS gene encoding cysteine--tRNA ligase — MEIFDSVKKEKVLFEPIKNDEVRIYVCGPTVYDDSHLGHARSAIAFDLLHRVLKANGYKVIMTKNFTDIDDKIIKKMHETKRSLEDITTLYINAYKADMETLNILPNSLEPKATQNLQIMIEMIEDLMSKDIAYKISDGVYFDVSKDEEYGSLSKRASDENSIARVEANTEKRNPSDFALWKFEKAEDVAYESPFGKGRPGWHIECSAMINKHLAYKDEPFQIDIHGGGADLLFPHHENEAAQTRCSTKSHLAKYWMHNGFVTIDGEKMSKSLGNSFFLKDILKSYSGEVVRFYLLTAQYRANFNFNEEDLISSKKRLDKLYRVKKRVYGGGKSAVNKEFKESLLTALNDDLNSAKAMATIDEYINKANETLDKEPKNKAFKKELVATLEFIDEVIGIGGSDAYSYFQFGISEDDISKIEKLIEKRTEAKKEKDFETADKVRDELTTLGISVMDTPNGVVWEKL, encoded by the coding sequence ATTGAAATCTTTGATTCAGTAAAAAAAGAAAAAGTTCTATTTGAACCAATTAAAAATGATGAAGTAAGAATATATGTTTGTGGTCCAACAGTTTATGATGATTCACACTTAGGACATGCAAGAAGTGCAATTGCTTTTGATTTACTTCATAGGGTTTTAAAAGCTAATGGCTATAAAGTTATAATGACAAAAAACTTCACTGATATTGATGATAAGATTATCAAAAAAATGCACGAAACAAAAAGAAGTTTAGAAGATATTACAACTCTTTATATCAATGCTTATAAAGCTGATATGGAAACTTTAAATATCTTACCAAACTCACTTGAACCAAAGGCAACACAAAATCTTCAAATAATGATTGAGATGATTGAAGATTTGATGTCAAAAGATATCGCCTATAAAATCTCAGATGGTGTTTATTTTGATGTTTCAAAAGATGAAGAATATGGTTCTTTATCAAAAAGAGCAAGTGATGAAAACTCAATTGCTAGAGTTGAAGCAAATACTGAAAAAAGAAACCCTAGTGATTTTGCACTTTGGAAATTTGAAAAAGCTGAAGATGTTGCCTATGAATCTCCTTTTGGAAAAGGAAGACCAGGGTGGCATATAGAGTGTTCAGCTATGATAAATAAACATCTAGCCTATAAAGATGAGCCTTTTCAAATAGATATTCATGGTGGTGGTGCCGACCTTCTATTTCCTCACCATGAAAATGAAGCTGCTCAAACAAGATGTTCAACAAAGTCACATCTAGCAAAATACTGGATGCACAATGGATTTGTAACTATTGATGGAGAAAAAATGAGTAAATCTTTAGGAAACTCATTTTTCCTAAAAGATATTTTAAAATCTTATTCTGGTGAAGTTGTTAGATTTTATTTATTAACTGCACAATATAGAGCAAACTTTAACTTTAATGAAGAGGATTTAATCTCTTCTAAAAAAAGACTAGATAAATTATATAGAGTTAAAAAAAGGGTTTATGGTGGTGGAAAATCTGCTGTAAATAAAGAATTTAAAGAATCACTACTAACTGCATTAAATGATGATTTAAACTCTGCAAAAGCAATGGCAACTATTGATGAGTACATCAATAAAGCAAATGAAACACTTGATAAAGAACCAAAAAATAAAGCTTTCAAAAAAGAGCTTGTAGCTACTTTAGAATTTATTGATGAAGTTATTGGAATAGGTGGAAGTGATGCTTATTCTTATTTTCAATTTGGAATTTCAGAAGATGATATTTCTAAAATTGAAAAGCTTATTGAAAAAAGAACTGAGGCTAAAAAAGAAAAAGATTTTGAAACTGCTGATAAAGTTAGAGATGAATTAACAACACTTGGGATTTCTGTAATGGATACGCCAAATGGTGTTGTTTGGGAAAAACTATAA
- a CDS encoding DUF86 domain-containing protein — translation MGEAVKNIPKELTEEYPEIPWSEIAKMRDVLTHHYFGVDDKVLWDTLGEDFEEFEKVINDMLRKLDNKFYHQK, via the coding sequence ATAGGGGAAGCTGTAAAAAATATACCAAAAGAGCTTACAGAAGAATACCCTGAAATCCCATGGAGCGAAATAGCCAAAATGAGAGATGTTTTAACTCATCATTATTTTGGAGTTGATGACAAAGTTTTATGGGATACATTGGGAGAAGATTTTGAAGAGTTTGAAAAAGTCATCAATGATATGCTAAGAAAATTGGATAACAAATTCTATCACCAAAAGTAA